GTGCAGGTCGATCGGTACGTGCCGCCACGACGGGTCCCAATAGACCTGCTCACCCGCACCCAGACTGCGCCGGCCCACCTGGAGCGTCACGTAGCCGGCCTCGCGAACGGCGCGATCGGCCGCCGGGTAATCGCGCCGCGAGATCAGTAGATCGAGATCGTTGAACGGCCGCAGTGCGCTGTCGCCGTACGCAAATCGCGCCAGCGCGGCACCTTTGATCAGGGCCGCCGCGACGCCGGCCGCGCGCAGGCATTGTAGCACCGCGGTGAGCTGCGCGTATGCGGCCGCGCCGTGGGCCGCGGTCCGAAGGGAGACCTGCTCGAGCGCGGTGAGGGCGGAGGCCGGCGCCGCACCGTGCCGCTCCCGCAGGGCCGCCAAGACGAGCGGCGATACCTGCTCTCGGACCGCCAGCGCAACCACGCGCTCCCATTCGGGGCCGGTCAGCGCCGGTGCGAGGGTGCCTCCGGGACGCACGAAGTCGAGTAGCGCCGCTTCCACCGTCGTTAGCGGCCCCCGTCGGGCCGCCGCGTGCGCCGACCGGAGGGACCACGCGTCGTTCTCCTGCCTGAGGAGCGCGGTCATCCGTAACCGCTGACGGCGCCGGAACGCCGGGCTTCGTGCAGGGCCCAGCGCGCTATGACGAGCGATGCCGGGACGGCGACGAGGCACCACGCCAACAGTACGAGCATCGGGGGCAGGAGTGCCGGCAGGCCCGCGCCGCGCAGAACCGCGAGTCTGACCCCGTGCAGCGCGTGGGTCAATGGGACGAACTCAGCGAGGATCCGGGCGCGGGACGGCAAGACGTCCACCGGGTAGAACACGCCGCCGAACAACGCGCCGACGCCTGCCACGATGCCGGTGAGCGGATCGGGGCGCCGGAACAGGAGCACGAAGGCCGCGGAAAGGAGGCCGAGCGCCGCCGAGACCACGGTGCCGAGGCCAAGGATCACCGCCGCGCCGAGAAGGTTCACGCGGCCAAGATCGACGTGGAACACGGCCACGCCGAGGCCGACGTAGAGCGCGGTTTGCGCCAGGGTAAGCAGCATGGGCCACAATGAGGCGCCGACCGCGAGGGTCGGGAGCGAGGCCGGCAGGGTCAGCAAGACGTCAAGGGTCCCGCCGACCTGCTCCTGGCGCACGGCGGCCGCGCAGGCGCCCATCACCGAAGCAAGCAATCCCGAACATGCGATTCCGAGGATCGCGAAAGCGAAGTAATCGCCGCCGTACCGCGCGAGGGACGGCGTCTCGGGCCGAACCAGGCGTCCGAGATAGTAGAGCGTCGGCGTGGCAAAGACGACAGCCACAGCCTGCCAGGCCAAGCCCAGGGTGGACGACCGCGCGAGCCGCCAATCCCTGCGGAGAAAGGCCAGCAGCTGAAAGGCGGTCCTCATCACGGCACCATCAGGAGCGCCCGGTACCGCGACGCGAGAATGTGCCGGTCCCCGCCGACGCGCACGAGGTCGTGCACCGTGCCGTCGACCAGAACGGCGACCCGATCGCAGACGCCTTCGGCCTCGTCGAGATTGTGTGTGGCCAGCACGACCGTGGTTCGTGCGTTGGCCGCAAGGCGCCCCACAAGCGTTTGGACACCCGAGGCGACGACGAGATCCAGGCTTCGCGTCGGTTCATCCAGCAGCAACACCGGAGGCATGCCCAGGAGCGCGCGGGCGATGCCGAGCCGCTGACGCATTCCCGTGGAGTACTGCGCGACCGGCTGATGCGCCATCGGCAGCAGATCAACGAGCTCGAGGACCTCGCCGGTTCGCCTCGCCCCGGCGCCGGGCGACATGCCCAGCAGCCCCGCGAAGAATTCAAGATTCTCACGTCCGCTGAGGCGCCAATAGAAGCCACGCTCTTCACCGGATGCCAGCCCGACCAGGCGCCGGGCTCTTCCCGGCTCTCGAACGAGATCAGCTCCGCCGATACGGGCGCCTCCGCTCGACGGAGGGAGCAGGGTGGCAAGCAGCCGCAGCAGAGTCGTCTTGCCGGCGCCATTTGGACCGACCAGCCCAAAGACTTCGCCGCGGTCAATCTGAAGGGTCACTCCGCGAAGGGCATGCACCGGGCCCTGGCGGCGGCCCAGACCGGGTAGCCGCCAGCGAGAGGGAGAGTATGTCTTTCCGAGGTTCCACGTCTCAATCATCGCTGGTTCGCCGGAATTCCCTGGGAGAGAGGCTAGTTCCCTCGTCCATCGGATGACCGCAGCATCATCCAAACGATAGATTTCGACGGTCTGCTGCGGGGCTATATTCTAGAGTGCGGATGCTTCGTCAGCCGCCTTCTGCCGTGAAAGGGCGCATATGTTACGGCACGGAGTGACAGTTCAACCGATTGCCCTGCAGGTTGGCCAAGTCGCCTCGTTTTCGCCGGTCGCGCCCGCGGTCACCGGCGGAAGCGGGGGGGGCGGCGCCGGAGCTGCGGCGTTTCTGTTGCCGCTGGTCGCCGCGCTATTCGTGCCGTTGATCGCGGGCGTGCCGCGGCAAGCACCAACGGCGTCGCCTCCGCCATCCCCCGCAGTTGCGACTCCGGGAGCAGGTGCGCCGGCAGCCCCTGCCGGCCCGGCGGCCGGGGCGCCGGCAGCGACGCCACCGGCAGCCGTACCACCTCCCACGGGCGGAGCTCCGGTGACGGCGGCCCCTCCCGCACGTCCCGTGGTAGTCCTTCCGCAGGGGCCAACCAAGATCACCGCTCGCCGTCCGGCCGTTGTCCGGCCCCCAGCCGTTCGTCACCCCCGTCGGACGCTGCCTTTCACCGGCGAGGACCTGTGGGTGCCGGTTATGTTCGGATTGCAGCTCATTGGGCTCGGCGCCCTCCTCCGCCGCGGTTTTCGAGTCTTCGGGGGAGGTAGGTGACGCCGCCGGCGATGAGGAAGCGGGCGTCGATCGCGCTCCGGCTGCTGCGTATCCTTTCGACAACCTGTTTCGTGGCCGGCCTTGCGCTCCTCGCGTGGCCGCTGGCGCGGATACTCATGACCGCCTCTGCCACGGGTGAAGCGCAGGCGGAGGCACTGGCCGCTTGGGACCATCAGACCGATCAGTCTCGTCGGGCGCCGAACGGTGTCATGGTGCTGGAGATCCCGCGCCTCGGCATCCGCCGGGCCGTCCCCGACGGTGCGACGGTACAGAATCTGAAACACTACGGCGTCGGGCACATCTCGTGGACGGCATTTCCACCGGTGGAGCACGCCGCCGTCCTCCCTGGACCGGGTCGTTTCACCGGACCGCTCTCGTGGGCCGCTGTTACAGGCCCGACCGCGGCCGGGCGGGATCGCGGTGGGGTCGTCGCCATTGCCGGCCATCGCACGACGTACGGGGCGCCGTTTTTCCGCATCGGCACGCTGCACACGGGCGACGCCGTCATGCTCGTGTACGCCGGCCGGCGCTACGTGTACCGGGTCGACCGGCAACTGACCACGCGGCCGAGCGACGTCGAGGCACTGGACGGCGATGCCGATGAGATCGCGCTCGTGACGTGCACACCGCCGTTCAGCGCCGCGTTTCGCCTGATCGTCTTCGGACACCTCGAACGTACTACGGCCGACCCGGGGGCCCTGGCCACGGGGCGCTGACAATCGAGCGGTGAGTACCTACCGTTTCGTCGGCGCACGACTCGACGATGAGATCATCTTGCTTGATCGCGTCACCTGCCGGCTCATTCATCTGACCGCGGGCGCGGCCAGGGTCTGGGAGGCATGCGGGCCGCCGGCAGGGAAACCGACCGACGGCCGCGCGGCCGCGCGCGCGATGGGAGATGATGCGATGTCCCCGGCCGGTCCGGTTCTCTCGGAGTTCGAGCGCGCAGAAATCGTCCGGCGAACGGATGGCCGATGCGTGCGGGTGCCGGTCGAATGGGTATAGCCCAGGCGGGACGACCGGCCGGTGCGGCGCCGGTCGCCGGCGTCGCATTCCTGCACGGTCCGGGCTGGATGACTGCTCCGGTGGAGGCCGTGCTCGCGTCCGTCGTCCTCCCTTGGGAGCGGATCCCCGAGGTCCAGGTGATGATCGGGACCGACGGGCGGCACGCCGTCGGGCAGGCCAACGGCAACGAACTGTGGTCGATCTCGATTCCGCGACAACGCTGGCTCGAGACTCTCACCGGACAGATCGTCGCCACGATCACGACGCTCCTCAGGCGGCTCGTCTTCGTCCATGCCGGGGCGGTCGAGATCGACGGGCGCGCCTGCGTGCTCATCGGCGACAGCGGCGCGGGCAAGACGTCGACCGTCGCGGCGCTTCTCGCCTGCGGCGGCGCGTATCTCTCCGATGAGGTCGCGCTGCTCGATCCGGAGACGGGCAATCTGGTGCCCTTTCACTTGCCGATGGCGATCAAGCCCTGGACGGCGCGTGCCTCCGGTCCGCTCCCGCCGGGGACGGACGTGGCGCGCCAGGGCGCTGTGGTATTTCGCCGGCCGATTCGTCTCGGCCGGGTCTGCCCGCTTGGCACGGTCGTCTTGCTCGAGCGCGAAGGCCGGCCGGCAGTGACCGAGGTGTCACGCGCGAAGGCGCTGCTGCGGCTCGCGCGCCAGCCGTCGTCGTTCCAGTACGCCGGCCGGACCGGCGAGGCTTTTCGCGCGTGGGCGCGCGCGCTGCGGAACGCCCAATGCCTTCAGCTTGCCGCGCACAGGCCCGCCGCTCTGGCACGGGTCGTCATGGAAATGTCCCGGCGGTCGGAGGGGCAGCCGCCTCCATGTAGTCTCCGAGCACCCGATCTTCCCTGACGGCCGGCAGCCTGCCGGCCGCCAAAGAGCATCGCCCGGGGGTCGAGCCAGGTGGCAACGAGCGACCTGTGTTTCACGCCGGCCCTGGAGTTGGACCGGTTGATTCGCGCCGGCGACGTATCGCCGGTCGAAGTGACCGACGCGGTCCTCGATCGCGTCGCGCGCCTCAACCCGGCGCTCGGCGCGTACATCACCGTGACCGGCGACCTCGCCCGCGCGCAGGCGCGGGAGGCGGAAGCGCGGGCGCGCCGCGGCGAGCGGCGCGGGCCGCTCGACGGGGTGCCGTATTCGGTGAAAGATCTCGAGGACACCGCGGGGGTTCGAACCACCTACGGGTCCCGGTGGTTCGAACAGCACATTCCGTCCGAAGACGGCGCCGCGGCCGGCCGGCTGCGCGCCACCGGCGCGATCCTCGTCGGCAAGACCAACACACCCCACTTCGGCCACAAGGACATGACGGACAATCTCATCGGCCCGCCGTGCCGCAACCCATGGCGGCTCGACCGTACGTCCGGCGGATCGTCGGGTGGAGCTGCGACGGCCGTCGCCGCCGGGCTTGGACCGGTGGCGCATGGCTCCGACGGCGCCGGCTCGATCCGCTGTCCCGCGGCCCTGTGCGGGGTGGTGGGGTTCAAACCGTCGTTCGGCCGGGTGCCGTCTTATCCCAGCCCCGATCCCTGGGCGGCGCGGTCCCACACTGGTCCGATCACCCGGACCGTCCGGGACGCCGCGCTGGTGCTGTCCGCCCTCGCGGGGCCGGATCCGCGGGACCCGCTGTCGATCGACCGGCCCGCGGAAGACTATGTCGGCGGCTGCGACCGCGGCGCGCGCGGCCTGCGGGTGGCCTGGAGCGCCGATCTCGGATATCTGCCCGTCGACCCGGAAGTCCGCGCGATCGCGGAAGGCGCCGCCCGCCGGTTCGGCGACCTGGGCTGCAGCGTCGAAGCGCCGGCGCTCGGCTGGCCGGATCTGCGGGAGCCGCATCGGGTCATCTGGGAGGTCGGCGTCGCATCACGCCAGCAGGACCGGGCGCGCGAGCATCCGGAGCGGATGGAGCCGTCACTCCTCCGGATGGTCGTCGCCGCGGGCCGGGTGAGCGCGCTCGACTACGGCCGGGCGCTCCTCGCGCGCGCGCCGTTCTACCAGGCCGTCCGGCGGTTCTTCGAGGGCTACGATCTGCTGCTCACGCCGACGATGCCGGTGGCGGCATGGCCGGTCGAGCCGGACAGCGGCGCGGTCATCGACGGCCGCGAGGCGCCGACGCTGCTCGAGCGCCTGACCTTTACCTTCCCGTTCAATCTCACGGGGCAGCCGGCCGCCTCGATCCCGTGCGGCTGGACGCACGAAGGACTGCCGGTGGGTCTCCAAATCATCGGCCGCTGGCACGCCGATGCGGACGTGCTCCGCGCGGCCGCCGCGTTCGAGGCCGCCTCACCCTGGATCGATCGCCGGCCGCCGCTCGAGTGAGCGCGGGATCCGGCCGGGTCTAGACCGCGCGCGGCCGGGCGGCGACGCGGTCGATCTTCGCCGCCATCACGAAGTCGGCTTCCGCGAGTCCTTTGATCTTGTGCGTCCACAGGTCCACGCGGACCTGTCCCCAGCTCACGTGCAGGTCCGGGTGGTGATTCTCCGATTCGGCGACCGGCGTAATGGCGTTGACGAACTCGACGGCCTCGACGAAATTCTTGAACCGGAACACCTTGACGAGCATGCGGTCGTCTTCGACCTGCCATCCGTCAAGTTGCGCGAGGAGCGGAGCCAACTCCGCACGGCCGAGCGGCGGAACACCGCCTTGGCACGGAACACAGGGGCGGTCCGCAAGGCTACCCGCCATGACGATCACTCCTTTCGTCGCGGTCGGAGCCGCGGCCTCATCCCCGGAGGCTATTGTAGCACCGGCGGCGGTCACACGTCCTCCGGATCGACGTACTCCTCTTCGTCGGGCACGAACCGCCGGTGGCAGTGGGGGCACTCCACCGCTTCGTCGTCCTCCGGCGCCTCGAACCGCAAGAACTGGACGCCGCAGTGGGGGCAGAGGAGGCGGATCATGGGCCCCGCCGGAGGATGGCGCGCGGATCATCGCGAACGCCACCCTGATGGCGGACCCGCCGCTCGACCCCCGCACCACGGTCGGACATGTGCACCTGCGCGTGGACGACCTTGCCGGCTCGCTCCGTTTCTACCGGGACCTGCTGGGCTTCCGGGAGGCGTGGAGCGGCGAGGGCACCGTGATGCTGTCGGCGGACGGCCGCTACCCGTTCGCCCTCGGGCTCACCGCCACGACGGATGACGCGCCACGCCCGCGCCGGCGATGCGGACTGTACCACGCCGCGTTCCTGCTGCCCGGCCGCGCGGCATTGGGCCGGCTGCTCCGGCGACTGCTCGAGCACAACGTCACCCTCGACGGGGCGTCGGACCATCTCGTCAGCGAGGCGCTCTACCTGCGCGATCCCGAGGGAAACGGACTGGAACTCTACGCCGACCGGCCGCGGGAGCAATGGGCGTGGCGGGACGGCCGGGTCGAGATGGCGTCGGAGCCGCTCGACATCGCGGGGTTGCTCGCGGAGGGCGGCGAGCGCTCCGCCCCCGTGTCCGGGGGGACCCGTCTGGGGCACGTCCACCTGCGCGTCTCCGATCTCGGCCGCGCCGAGGCCTTCTACCACCAGGCCCTCGGGCTCGACGTGACGACCCGCGAGTACCCCGGCGCGCTGTTTTTCTCGGCCGGCGGATACCACCATCATCTCGGCACCAACGTCTGGGCCGGCCAGGGCATTCCGCCGGAGGCGAGCGAAGGTCCCGGACTGTGGTACTTCACCGTGCGGGTGCCCGCCCCGGCGGACCTCGCCGGCGTCCGCGCCCGGCTCGGCGCCCACGGCCTCGCCGCGGGCGGCGAGACCGACTACGGGCCCTGTCTCGGGTTCGGCGTCCGCGACCTCGATGACATTCTCGTCCTCCTGACCGCGGACCGGTCACCGCTGCCGGATCAGCCGTCCTGGATGCCGGACCGCGTGCCGCTCGGCGCGGTCCGCGCGACGTAGCCGCGTCCGGCGTGCAGATCGCCCGCGAGGCGGGACCCGCCGCCGCAAGCTCCGACCTGCAGGACCTCGTCGCCGAGCTCCGCCGCCGCGTTCGCGGCGAAGTGCGCTTCGACGCCGTGTCGCGCGCGCTGTATAGCACCGATGCCAGCATCTACGAGATCGAGCCGCTCGGCGTCGTGCTTCCGCGGGACGCGGACGACGTCCAGGCGGTCGTGGAGGTCACGCGCGCCGCCCGCGCGCCGCTCCTCCCCCGCGGCGGCGGCACGAGCCTGGCCGGCCAGACGGTCGGCCGGGCGGTGGTCCTCGATTTCTCCAAGTACATGAACGCCGTGCTCGAGGTGAACGCGGAGGCGGGTTGGGCGCGGGTGCAACCCGGGATCGTCCGCCACGAGCTGCTCCGCGCGCTCGCACCCGCGGGGCTCATCTATGGTCCCGAGACGTCCACCAGCACGCGCGCGACGATCGGCGGCATGATCGGCAACAATTCCTCCGGGTCGCGATCGATCGTCTACGGCAAGACCGTGGATACGGTCGCGGCACTCCGCGTACGCCTCGCCGACGGTACCGGCGCCGTGTTCGAAGACCTGGCGCCGGCGGAGGCCGCCCGCCGGGCGGGCGGCGACGGCACGGGAGGGCGCCTCTACCGCGAGGTGGCCCGCATCGTCGCCGCGACGCGCGACGAGGTGGCGCGGCGGTTCCCGCACGTGCAGCGCCGCGTCGGCGGGTACAATCTCGACGAATTTCCGGCCGGCGGCCCGGTCAACCTGTCGAAGCTGATCGTGGGCTCCGAGGGGACGCTCGGGATTGTCACCGAGGCGACCGTGCGGCTCGCGCGCCGGCCCGCCGCGACGGTGCTGGCCGTCTTTCAATTCGACGACATCGTGCCCGCCTTGGAGTACACGCCCGAGATGCTGGCGACGAATCCGACGGCGGTGGAGCTGACGGACCGGCTCATCATCGAGATGGCCCGGCAGACGCGGGACCTGAGTCAGCGCCTCACGTTCGTCGACGGGGATCCGGGAGCCGTTATCGCCGTGGAATACGCCGGGGAAACCCGCGAGGCGCTGATCCCCGCCCTCGACGCGCTGGAGGCCCGGATGCGGCGCGCGGGCTACCGGGGCGCGATGCGGCGCCTCCTCGAACCCGCGGCGCAGGCCAATCTGTGGGCCGTCCGCGAGGCCGGGGTGGGGCTCCTGCTCGGCATGAAGGCCGCGCGCAAGCCGGTCGCGTTTGTCGAGGACTCCGCCGTCGGGCCCGAGCGGATCGCGGAGTATACGCGCCGCTTCCGGGAGATCGTCCGGCGCCACGGGACCGAGGCGTCCTTCTACGGTCACGCGAGCGTCGGCCTGTTGCACACGCGCCCAATGCTCGACCTTCGCCGGCCGCGGGATGTCGCGGAAATGCGCCAGATCGCCGAGGAGATCGGCGATCTGGTGCGCGAGTTCGGGGGCGCCCTCAGCGGCGAGCACGGCGACGGCCTGTCGCGCGGGGAGTTCCTGGAAAAGATGTTCGGACCGGTGCTCTACCGGGCGTTCCGCGAGATCAAAGCCGCCTTCGATCCCGCCTCACGCATGAATCCGGGCAAGATCGTCGACGCGCCGCCGATGACCGAATCGCTGCGCTACCGCGCGGAGGAAGCCGCCCCGCCGGCCACGATTCAAGATTTCGCGAGCGACGGAGGGTTCCGGAGCGCCATCGAGTTGTGCAGCGGCGTCGGCGCGTGCCGGAAGCCGCGGGGGGGCACGATGTGTCCGTCGTTTATGGTGACGCTCGACGAGGCGGACAGCACCCGCGGGCGGGCCAACGCGCTGCGGGCGGCGATCTCCGGCCGGCTTCCGGGGGAGGGTCTTACGAGCCGCGGCCTCTACGACGTGATGGACCTCTGCGTCGCGTGCAAGGCCTGCAAGGCTGAATGCCCCAGCAACGTCGACATGGCGAAGCTCAAGCACGAGTTCCTGGCGGCGTACTACGCGCGGCACGGCCTGCCGCTGCGTGCCCGGCTCTTCGGACACGTCGCCGCGCTCGGGCCGCTCGCGTGCGCCGTGGCCCCGCTGGCGAACTGGCTCCTCGGCAGCGCCCCGGCGCGGTGGACGCTCGAGCGGGCCGGGATCGACGCCCGGCGGCGGCTCCCCGCCTTCGCGCGCCGGCGGTTCACCCGGTGGTGGAACACCAGGGGGACCGCGTCCCCGGGCCCCCCGGCAGCCGGCGCGGCGGAGCCGGGCGGGAGGTTCGCCCGCGTGCCGGGGCAGGGCCGCGTTGCGCTCTTCGTCGACACGTTCACGGAGTATTACTATCCGGAGATCGGCCGGGCGGCGGTGCGGCTCCTCGAATCGGCAGGGTGCCGGGTCGAGCTCGCGCCGCTCTCGTGCTGCGGCCGCCCGATGTTGAGCAACGGGATGCTGCGCCAGGCGCGGGCGCTGGCCGCGCGCACGATGGACCGGCTGCGGCCCTTGGTTGCCGCCGGTGTCCCGATCGTGGGCCTGGAACCGTCCTGCATCGTCACGTTCAAGGACGAATACCCGGACCTCGTGCCGGGGGACGCGGCGCGCTCCCTCGCCCAGGCGAGCTACGCCTTCGAGGAGTACCTCGCGGCGCTCGACGCCGCCGGTGTACGCCCGCTGTACGTCCCGGCGGAGCGGCGCGCGCTGATGCACGGACACTGCCACCAGAAGGCGATCATTCGGACGGGTCCGGCGCTCGCCGCGCTGCGCGCGGTGCCCGGGCTCACCGTCGAGGAGATCGACTCCGGCTGCTGCGGCATGGCCGGGTCGTTCGGAGTGGAGCGCGAACACTACGACGTCTCCCTGGCGATGGGCGAACGCGTGCTGTTCAAGGCGATCCGGGCCGCGCCGGGCGACACGCTCCTGATCGCGTCCGGGACCTCGTGCCGCCAGCAGATCGCGCACGGCA
This bacterium DNA region includes the following protein-coding sequences:
- a CDS encoding ABC transporter permease, with the translated sequence MRTAFQLLAFLRRDWRLARSSTLGLAWQAVAVVFATPTLYYLGRLVRPETPSLARYGGDYFAFAILGIACSGLLASVMGACAAAVRQEQVGGTLDVLLTLPASLPTLAVGASLWPMLLTLAQTALYVGLGVAVFHVDLGRVNLLGAAVILGLGTVVSAALGLLSAAFVLLFRRPDPLTGIVAGVGALFGGVFYPVDVLPSRARILAEFVPLTHALHGVRLAVLRGAGLPALLPPMLVLLAWCLVAVPASLVIARWALHEARRSGAVSGYG
- a CDS encoding ABC transporter ATP-binding protein; the encoded protein is MTLQIDRGEVFGLVGPNGAGKTTLLRLLATLLPPSSGGARIGGADLVREPGRARRLVGLASGEERGFYWRLSGRENLEFFAGLLGMSPGAGARRTGEVLELVDLLPMAHQPVAQYSTGMRQRLGIARALLGMPPVLLLDEPTRSLDLVVASGVQTLVGRLAANARTTVVLATHNLDEAEGVCDRVAVLVDGTVHDLVRVGGDRHILASRYRALLMVP
- a CDS encoding class E sortase; its protein translation is MTPPAMRKRASIALRLLRILSTTCFVAGLALLAWPLARILMTASATGEAQAEALAAWDHQTDQSRRAPNGVMVLEIPRLGIRRAVPDGATVQNLKHYGVGHISWTAFPPVEHAAVLPGPGRFTGPLSWAAVTGPTAAGRDRGGVVAIAGHRTTYGAPFFRIGTLHTGDAVMLVYAGRRYVYRVDRQLTTRPSDVEALDGDADEIALVTCTPPFSAAFRLIVFGHLERTTADPGALATGR
- a CDS encoding amidase family protein, yielding MATSDLCFTPALELDRLIRAGDVSPVEVTDAVLDRVARLNPALGAYITVTGDLARAQAREAEARARRGERRGPLDGVPYSVKDLEDTAGVRTTYGSRWFEQHIPSEDGAAAGRLRATGAILVGKTNTPHFGHKDMTDNLIGPPCRNPWRLDRTSGGSSGGAATAVAAGLGPVAHGSDGAGSIRCPAALCGVVGFKPSFGRVPSYPSPDPWAARSHTGPITRTVRDAALVLSALAGPDPRDPLSIDRPAEDYVGGCDRGARGLRVAWSADLGYLPVDPEVRAIAEGAARRFGDLGCSVEAPALGWPDLREPHRVIWEVGVASRQQDRAREHPERMEPSLLRMVVAAGRVSALDYGRALLARAPFYQAVRRFFEGYDLLLTPTMPVAAWPVEPDSGAVIDGREAPTLLERLTFTFPFNLTGQPAASIPCGWTHEGLPVGLQIIGRWHADADVLRAAAAFEAASPWIDRRPPLE
- a CDS encoding 4a-hydroxytetrahydrobiopterin dehydratase produces the protein MAGSLADRPCVPCQGGVPPLGRAELAPLLAQLDGWQVEDDRMLVKVFRFKNFVEAVEFVNAITPVAESENHHPDLHVSWGQVRVDLWTHKIKGLAEADFVMAAKIDRVAARPRAV
- a CDS encoding VOC family protein; this translates as MADPPLDPRTTVGHVHLRVDDLAGSLRFYRDLLGFREAWSGEGTVMLSADGRYPFALGLTATTDDAPRPRRRCGLYHAAFLLPGRAALGRLLRRLLEHNVTLDGASDHLVSEALYLRDPEGNGLELYADRPREQWAWRDGRVEMASEPLDIAGLLAEGGERSAPVSGGTRLGHVHLRVSDLGRAEAFYHQALGLDVTTREYPGALFFSAGGYHHHLGTNVWAGQGIPPEASEGPGLWYFTVRVPAPADLAGVRARLGAHGLAAGGETDYGPCLGFGVRDLDDILVLLTADRSPLPDQPSWMPDRVPLGAVRAT
- a CDS encoding FAD-linked oxidase C-terminal domain-containing protein; translation: MQIAREAGPAAASSDLQDLVAELRRRVRGEVRFDAVSRALYSTDASIYEIEPLGVVLPRDADDVQAVVEVTRAARAPLLPRGGGTSLAGQTVGRAVVLDFSKYMNAVLEVNAEAGWARVQPGIVRHELLRALAPAGLIYGPETSTSTRATIGGMIGNNSSGSRSIVYGKTVDTVAALRVRLADGTGAVFEDLAPAEAARRAGGDGTGGRLYREVARIVAATRDEVARRFPHVQRRVGGYNLDEFPAGGPVNLSKLIVGSEGTLGIVTEATVRLARRPAATVLAVFQFDDIVPALEYTPEMLATNPTAVELTDRLIIEMARQTRDLSQRLTFVDGDPGAVIAVEYAGETREALIPALDALEARMRRAGYRGAMRRLLEPAAQANLWAVREAGVGLLLGMKAARKPVAFVEDSAVGPERIAEYTRRFREIVRRHGTEASFYGHASVGLLHTRPMLDLRRPRDVAEMRQIAEEIGDLVREFGGALSGEHGDGLSRGEFLEKMFGPVLYRAFREIKAAFDPASRMNPGKIVDAPPMTESLRYRAEEAAPPATIQDFASDGGFRSAIELCSGVGACRKPRGGTMCPSFMVTLDEADSTRGRANALRAAISGRLPGEGLTSRGLYDVMDLCVACKACKAECPSNVDMAKLKHEFLAAYYARHGLPLRARLFGHVAALGPLACAVAPLANWLLGSAPARWTLERAGIDARRRLPAFARRRFTRWWNTRGTASPGPPAAGAAEPGGRFARVPGQGRVALFVDTFTEYYYPEIGRAAVRLLESAGCRVELAPLSCCGRPMLSNGMLRQARALAARTMDRLRPLVAAGVPIVGLEPSCIVTFKDEYPDLVPGDAARSLAQASYAFEEYLAALDAAGVRPLYVPAERRALMHGHCHQKAIIRTGPALAALRAVPGLTVEEIDSGCCGMAGSFGVEREHYDVSLAMGERVLFKAIRAAPGDTLLIASGTSCRQQIAHGTGRRAVHLAEALAQALPAGAAAAAAGG